The nucleotide window TGGAATATTTGATAAAATCACCTACATTTAAATAAATCTTTTTGTTGTTGTCAGAATTAAACTCAACCCTATCAGACATATGTGAGTGCGCCAATATAACTACGTCATAACCTTCCTCAAGCCTTTTTTGAGCATATTTTCTAAATGCATTCTGTACCTTTTTATTATAATGTCTCTTCTTCTTTGATAAAAAGATTCTTACTGCCATTGCTATCTTCCAGGTAAATTCCGGACCAAAAAGATTCATTAATGCATAGATAAAAGGTGATTTAAGGACATTTTCCAAACATAATTTATTAATTTCATGTCCATGGGATATAAATGTTTTTTTGCCTTCAATATCAATAATCAGATCTTTTACACACTTTATACCAGTATAGGATTCAAAAAAACTACCCATATCAAACTCATGGTTACCTTCTATAAAATAAACTAATTTACCCTTTTCTGTTATATGTTTAAATCCATCAATAACATTTCTATACCACGGGTAAATATACCCATCAAATCCATGATAAAATTCAAATAAATCCCCGAGAATTACAACCATATCAGCATCTTCACAGATATCGTGCACAAAGGTTTCTACTAATTGAGCCCTTCCGCCATGCTTCTTATTAAGGTGTGCATCTGCAAAAAATATAATCTTCATCTCGTTTAACCCAGATACTCTTGAAGGGCTTCCTGCCAAGTTCTCATTGTAATATGCGTATCCATTTGAAGTTTAGTACAATCAAAGACAGAATATTTAGGTCT belongs to Pseudomonadota bacterium and includes:
- a CDS encoding metallophosphoesterase, with translation MAGSPSRVSGLNEMKIIFFADAHLNKKHGGRAQLVETFVHDICEDADMVVILGDLFEFYHGFDGYIYPWYRNVIDGFKHITEKGKLVYFIEGNHEFDMGSFFESYTGIKCVKDLIIDIEGKKTFISHGHEINKLCLENVLKSPFIYALMNLFGPEFTWKIAMAVRIFLSKKKRHYNKKVQNAFRKYAQKRLEEGYDVVILAHSHMSDRVEFNSDNNKKIYLNVGDFIKYS